The window aatataaactacaCATATAAGGGGAaagaatcaatgaataaaaaacatttattaggcacttagtTTGTGCCAACAACTGCTAAATACTGAGATGAGGGACGGGCAAGAGGGAAAGAGCACCACTATTAATTTCAGGTCTCACCACATACCCCAAATCCCtgttctcagaaaaagaaaaacagagaaagaaaaaacagaaagatatgAAAAGTAGGCTCAActtaatattcaaaaaatataacaGTATGGGGCCATTTAGATTAAAAGCAAACTGCTTAATACAGTGCAATAACCCCATGGAAAAACAAATATAGCATAATacatatcattaataataatgaccTTGGTCTGTCAAGGAGGGGTTAGATtacatattttgttaaaaataaagagaaataaattccATCAGACATGGTAAAAAAACAAGTTATAGTATTTAAATCAGATTTAAGAAGAATTTACTTATTCTATGAAATGTAACATTTCATATAATCATGGACAAATGAGGCATTATTGTCTATCaagtttctatttttcctttttagtttcaTTTGCTGTCATGAAAAACATAGTGTATATCACAATGAAGAAACAGACATTTGCCCTCAATTGCTAACAcctgaaaataataagaaaaaaaaaaaaaacaattaaaatgacaTGGAAAAAGAGAGTTTTGGAAAGCACATTAAAGAGAAAAGTTTTTGAATTTAGATGtaggaaaaatattaagagaattacTAGTCCCGTCTCCTTGTTTTACACATACCAAGATCtaagaaaagaattatttaacccatggtcacataggtaagaaaaatataaagaattaaatcctAGATCCTCTAATCCTATATTCAGTGTTCCTTCCACTATGCCATCCTATTGGTCTGGTAGCTATAGTTTTGATAGTTTAATTAGTTTAAAAGACTCTTCATGAAGAGACCGTCTTGATGATCAGGAAGAACAATATCAACTACTTATATTCACattagccgtgtgaccctgggtgaaAAGACACAAACAATTTTCTAAAACTATGTTGCAGAGGAAGTGTAGATCAGTATTGTTTGAGAGAATTGCTACAATGAACTAATCAAACTTTCTGTCCAAAAAGAAGTCTCTTATCCCAGAAGTGATTCTGCTGTTGGGGTGGGGATGGCTAAACTAGGAAATGTACAGTCTTAACAAATAGTTGAGCAATCCATGACTCTTCAGGAAAACAAGTCCTAATCTGGATTGATGCCTCTCCAAAAGAAAGctcaacataaaataataaatctattttaattgcAGATGCTAATTGTATGTCGCGATATGCTGTTTATAGTCCCTTCAACATAACAGtacatttgtaaatatttattaattcattaattcaatgtATTTAACAAGTGGTATAATTTCTTGATTGACCTAGGTGATTTATAAACCGCTGGTTATAGGAAAGTAAAAATGGTatcaaaaagaggagaaaatttaaaaggggACAAAAGGTAACCCATTAATAACTCAGTGACTTTAATCCTACCTGTTGCAGTAAAATGAACACACCCGATTTCTCCACGCCGGGTGATTTCcgctcttccttcctcctccctccccaccccaggcGCAAGCATCTCTGGACCCACCCCTTCTAGTCAAGCCTTCCAGACTATAGAAGGCACAGCCGTTGAGCTGACAGTCTCAGAAGCTATTTCCTGGTCTCCGTGTAGGAAGGGTGACTGTCTTGTCCAGTTTCTTCTACCCAGACTGTGACCTGGTAAGAGCACCACCTTGATGGCTACATCAATAGGAAAagggggagtgtgtgtgtgtgtgtgtgtgtgtgtgtgtgtgtgtttccaaaAATCTGCAGTTTAGCCTTTGTCCGGGATCCCTCCTCACTACAAGAGCTTTTAGACTTCTTCCAAGCCAGACATCGGACTTTACTTGGCAGGTGCAAGGGAGGGAAGACCACTAACTTCAGGAAGGCCCCCAGAGTTTCCTGGAGAACTGCCCAGTTCAGGAACCGCTCCCACCGTTTCGAATACGTATCCACACATATTCAAGTTCATTGCAAGAATAGAGGAGACAGTAATTGGCTAGGAAAGAAGAAGCTGTGAGCTTGCAGTTCCTCCTCCTCCGCTCCCTTACTCCGCTATCCAATCGCAGGATCTTTTGGGCGGGACCGTGATCCCTCCTACATTAGGCCCCCTTCTAAAGCGATCCGAACTGCTCTTGTATCCCGAAAGCTCCAGCTTCTGGGGAGGTTCCCTGAGATTCGAAAGCAGGAAGTGAAATTTAAGAACCCTAGTAACGCATCTAAATCTCTAGGGGTTCTCTCTCCTGACTGTCAGAGAGAAAGGCAAAGAAGGAGGCCTTGGTCACTGCCGTTTTCTCCGAGGCgaaaatgaaattacagattgGAGGGTTTTAGTCTTCAGGTCTGGGATCCGCTGCTGTGTCTGGGATTGGGAGGAGCGAGGTGGATTGCCCTTGGAATTGCCCGGGGACCTCAAATTCTATTGGGACTATTcgttcttttctccccttcctcattATTTACTTTGCAGGTTTACCCTGGAATTTATAGGGCTCGATTCTTCCTGGTTTTCGAATCCAcattttcgtttttttttttttttttttcctggcaaaatTAGGGCAAATGCTGTATGTGGAGTTGTAGGGCCCCAAAATGCGTTCCTTCCAAATGTTAGCGCCCAATGGGGGAATTTTGCATATTTGTGACAAGGGATTTTCATTTGGATAAAGGAGAAGAAACGATAGATTTTTGTTAACTGataaaagtacatttttaaaaaagaaatcagggcTGAGAGTAAGGAGTACAAAGTGCATTgtcaatttaagaaatatttgcagAACAATTGCCGTGCAAGAACATCTTGCAAAAGTTGGGAGAGTTGCAAATTTGTtgatatctttattttgttttgcctgTGACAGATACTGACTTTTCGTCACAGGGTTCAATGAGTCCTCAGAAATTAACTCTGTGActgtagacaagtcacttaatccctacttgcctcaatttcctcatctgcaaaaaagggGATAATctcagcacctacctcccaggatcaaacgagataatatctgtaaattgCCTTGCAAATCTTAAACATAGCTAAATATAACATTAAAAGTTCTATATTAATACTACTAATAActttcatcaccatcatcatcctcCCTAAGTTTTAAGTAATTCTTTAATACTAATTTATAGAGAAAAGTTATGGAGTTTCTCCTACTACTGAAATCACAGGCACGTCTTTTCTATATCCCTTTGTACATGCAGCACCTAGTGTGGTCTATACATTGCCTTttcaattaaataagcatttacaaagcacttacaAAGTATGGCCTCTAACCACCTGGATCTTGAAGTCTCATAAGAGGCATGACTCTAGAATTTATGGTAAAGATACtacaaatttatctttctattcacattcagtccACCGGGGAAAAAGAGTATTGTCACATCTTTAGAAAAGTAGAGCCAGACATTTTTATTATTGACCATAAACTTGGATTAGTCTTTCCTCCAGGAAAGCACATTTTATGAATTAGGCAAAAGGTAGAAAGGCCTAAACACTATTTGATATTCCCTCCTTGCCTACTTCTGTAATTCTGGGGTTCTATAGTCCAGTTAGAACAGCCTGAGGATTAGGAAAAATGCTAACACTAGGTTAGTTGGTATGACCCTGAGACCTATCactgaatgttatttttttgttgtagTCTTAAATCATGGAACAGCTGAGTGCAGCGAATTCCCATTTTGCCCTTGATCTATATAAGACATTGAATGAAGTTCATCCAGAAGAAAACATCATTTACTCTCCAGTTGGTATCACTACAGCTCTGGCTATGATATTTTTGGGAGCCAGAGGTAAAACTGCAACAGAGTTGTCAAAGGTCAGGAAAACTTCTTTCCTATTAATATGAAaagtatttatattaattaaataattaaatttaaacttatatttaatttacttaatttaaaattaagtttaaatgtTCAAATTAAATAGGATCATGTATGACACTTAATGAATATAgtttatttaaatagaaaaaaagaaatggaaccaTTAGTTTTCTGGGAAGAGAACCATTAATGATCTGATTATTGTTTGTCTGTGTTCTTATAATTAGCCCAAATCAAAGTTTATGAACCAAAGATTTTACTTATTCAAAACCATCCAGCCCTTACTCTagttgataatttaaaaaacaattaattttctcCTTAGATGTTATAAATAGCtttagttaaattattttttttgagattatattACCTTATATTTTAAAGGTGAGAGTTTGATACATGTGAGAAAAGGGCTGTCCATAAGGTCAAAAAGACTGAAATTCAAGCTCTGCTTCACATGTACTGGCTATGAACTGAATCTCATCAcctcaggcaactttctaaggtTCTAATTTAAAGAACTGCCTTTCTGTTATGTAGAAATTTAGGAAATTTCCATTCTAGGATTTCCCAGTACCTCTGGAATCACACACATACCTGTGGAATCATATAcactatctctgtgtgtgtgtctctaacATACATTACTACATTTAGGGAATATTTGGTCTGAGGTTTGAGTTTTACTTTTTCCTTgctcttaataaaaaaaattaactgagtCATTTATTATAACTGTCCACCTCCCTCTGAATAACATGAACTTTGTACTGCTTTATAATTAGGTTTATTGTATTTTACAACTAGTGAATCCAACCCAGTCCTCATAAAACCATTTAACTACTTTTGATAGGAATAGCCATTATGCGGATGTTAAGCCTTAGAGTACTATttgaatatattgatatattatgATTTAGCCGTTACTGATAATATCAGAGTAATAAAACGAAGAAATAGTCAGTATCATTGTGTCTATATATAGGACGTGACATTTATTAATCCTGATAAACTGCATAATTTCTAAGTAAAAATAATTGTGtactatattatatctatatatctatctacccATATAGATGACATATGGAGTTTAATATATAGAGTGATAATAAAGTCTGATGTTTAACTACATGTGTGGGGGACTAAAAATTCTTGGCAAACAAGCAATAAAGAATTATAATCATGTATTTATGTCATCCTACAAAGAAAAGGCaaggagaaagaatattaaatattctgtATCTATTTGTGAGTGTGCAATTATGTGGAAAAATATTATCTTGTGTTAAAATTATTCATCTCTCTTATCAATGTAATTTTTCACTGTAGTTTTTCATATCTTTAAGCTTGATTTCCagtaaaaatgcataaaatggaATTTCAGAAATTATCAATGACAAAAATAGACAAAGTTAAATTGgtggaaacagagagaaatatcttcctattcataaaaagaaatttcttaaaaatgctttttccccCTAAACAACTCAGGTCTTACATTTTGATGAAGTGGATCAAGTTCATTCAAGATTTCAGACTTTAAACAGTAGTATTAACAAACGCGGAACTTCTCACATCCTAAGACTTGTTAACCGATTATTTGGAGAGAACTCATATGAATTCCTTTCAGTAAGTAAATTTGGTGGGGAGAGTATATGAAGAGAAAACTTCCATTAGAAAGTTGAAATGATTCTATAACCCAATAGTTAAGTTGTATCATCTAACCAAGAAAGGTTTATTTCAAATGCATTGTGTTTAGGAATATTGATGATACAagggagtgtgtatgtgtatgtgtatgacaTTTAACAAGTTTCAGACATAGTtactgggtaatttaatcattttattaataatgctagcatGTGATTAATAAAAGGCATCAATGGTATTCTCAAATATTAGACTCATAAACTCATGGATTATCTGCCCTTGGAAGAAGGATGTTCCTGAGGGTagcaatcaattctgattggctaacaattaatgaaagaatgaatattagaATGAGGTGCTGGATCTATTCTAATGAATTTTGAGTATGTTGTTTACTTGATATTGCCCTACCTGGTGGTAATTTATTCAGAGaatttatcctcacaaaaattgATAATGATATATCCTTTAAGAAGAATTCCTATAGTTTTTGATAAATTGTATGTAGCCTAAGAGATAAGCACAAGAGTTACCTCTGTTAGAATATTATTGACTTGTGAGAAAAGAGTTCTCTGTCATTTCTTTTTGCTCTGGacgattttttttaataactattttaacTCCTgtatttaatctttctcttttgtaGGAATTCTTGAATTCTCTCCAAAAATTGTATGGTGCCGAGTTGGCCACTGTTGATTTTCACCATGCTTCAGAAGATGCAAGGAAGGAGATTAACCAATGGGTCAAAGAGCAAACAGAAGGTAAGAATGCCTTAAGGTAGAAAATTGAACAAAATCTATTTGTCTTCAAATCAATTAACTTTCTAAACctgatttttaatttgtaaaataagggaatagaATCCATTATCCTGTGAGGTCCCTTTGAGTTCTAATTCTGTGATGGTAAAATCCTATAAAGTAAATGTTAGGGTCAACATTGAAAGgtaataaatataatcaaattcTCTTTTGACCAAATCATTTGATGAGATTTAGTGaataatattttccttctcaATAGCTGAGTTTTAGGATCAAAACCAATATTAGAGATATATCAATCAAAAATTTGAGAACATTCTAAAGTGTGATTTAattgatttcaaaatatttgctaACATTTTTTGGTAACTCatcaatatgaatattatgggtcTTCTTGGATCTAAGTAGATTCCACATTGATTTGTAATATTGCTTTCCTAGTACACTCAATAGAATACAGGTTCCAGAAAGAAATGCAACATCTCTGTGAATACCCAGATTTTACCATGAGAATAAATGCCTAAATTATAGCATAAAAATTCATTAGAATTACCCCCACTTTCTGACCATACATTATTTgtataagaaaaaacatttttttctttctttcttttttttttttttttttttccttttggaggtGAGGTAAAAAGTCTTTTAGATTCTCAgtattctattttgtatatttgaagAGATGATTagtgactttaaaaaattctaccaAGGAATGATTTTATTTAAGTGAATAATTTCCACCTATAATGCCAGGTCCATTGTTAATggataataaatatatagagCCAATTAGTCTTGCTTGTCTTAAACTGTTGGCTGTGGATTTATATTGcattctgcttcctttctttgTGGTTTATGTATTGTATCTGGCTGAATAAGCTTATTGTTTCATTTAGTGTGTAAGTATTCAAGACACAGCTTTTCTAATGTAGTCTCCTACATGCCTGTTGGGGATTGGTTCCCATCAAGTATTGCTCAAATTAGTTATAGTACAATTTTGATTAGTTTAAATTTGGTGTTTTAAATAAGAATTAATAAATCATCTCACTCATTTTTCAGGTAAAATTTCAGAGTTGTTGACTTCAGGTACAGTAGATAACCTGACTAAACTTGTGCTGGTGAATGCTgtatatttcaaaggaaattgGGAGGAGAAATTTGATGAAGCACTTACTACTGATGCACCATTTAGATTAAACAAGGTGAGGTGAGGTGAGATCGAAAAAAGTGAGGATACAATAAGTACTCTTATTACAAAGGACAAAGTgtgtgtgctttaaaaaaaaaaaacaacaaaattcttcatataatattctggattttcttcttttgtatatttctcaatgttcagagagaaaaaaaaacagtgaaaatgatGTATCAGAAAAAGAAGCTACCCTTTGCTTACATTGAGGCTCTCAAGTGTCGAGTATTAGAACTTCCTTACAAGGGCAAAGAGCTGAGCCTGATCATTTTGCTGCCAGATGATATCGAGGATGATTCTACTGGCCTGAAACAGGTACCTTAGACACTTTGGATACATTACAGTCAATTTTTGGACACACAGATTTTTCACATAACATTAGACTCCAGATTGTGGGGGCACAAAACAGATTTCACACTATAACTGAAATCAGGTAGACTATGaacatatttgttgttgttgttgttcagtgattttttcAGGTGTatctaattctttatgaccccatttgagattttcttggcaaatatcctggaatggtttgccattttcttcctcagcacatttgaaagatgaggaacCAAGGCAAatcagattaaataatttgcccagagtcactcagctagtaaacacctgagactgaatttgaactcaggaagataagaatTTCTGATTTCAAGATTTATCTACCT of the Sarcophilus harrisii chromosome 1, mSarHar1.11, whole genome shotgun sequence genome contains:
- the LOC100925942 gene encoding leukocyte elastase inhibitor → MEQLSAANSHFALDLYKTLNEVHPEENIIYSPVGITTALAMIFLGARGKTATELSKVLHFDEVDQVHSRFQTLNSSINKRGTSHILRLVNRLFGENSYEFLSEFLNSLQKLYGAELATVDFHHASEDARKEINQWVKEQTEGKISELLTSGTVDNLTKLVLVNAVYFKGNWEEKFDEALTTDAPFRLNKREKKTVKMMYQKKKLPFAYIEALKCRVLELPYKGKELSLIILLPDDIEDDSTGLKQIENQLTMDNLKEWTHPKNMGIIDVHVRLPKFKMESTYNLNSDLARMGLYSLFTSGKADLSGMSGNKDIFISKIVHKSFMEVNEEGTEAAAATAGIATFAMLAPEEEFNADHPFLFFILHKPTENILFLGRFSSP